A stretch of DNA from Synechococcus sp. PROS-9-1:
GGATGCACCCCATGCCGCCCATCCGGAGCATTTCAACTATCAGGAGTTGTCGCAACGAATCACGACTGCGGCTGCAGGGTTTCGTTCCTTGGGGGTTTGCGAGGGCGATGTGGTGGGACTGTTTGCAGAAAACAGTCCCCGCTGGCTGATGGCAGATCAAGGCTTGATGCGCGCCGGTGCGGCTGATGCGGTGCGTGGCGCTTCAGCCCCCGTAGAGGAGTTGCGATACATCCTTGAGGACGCCAAGGCTGTAGCCCTGGTGGTGCAAAACGCGGATCTTTGGCAACGGCTTCAGTTGCCTGTTCAGTTGCGCAGCCAACTGCGCTTTGTGCTGCAGCTCGAAGGTGATGCTGTGGATCAAGACGTGATCTCGTGGGCTGATCTTTTGGCAGCTGGCGCAAAGCATCAGGCTCCGGATCCAGACGCTGGTCGAGACGCCACCAGCGCTGCCAGCACCACAGCCACCATCCTTTACACCTCAGGAACCACCGGTCAGCCCAAGGGCGTTCCGCTCAGCCACGCCAACCTGCTGCATCAGATGCGCAGTTTGAGTTGCGTTGCTCGCCCAGACCCTGGCGCTCCTGTGCTCAGCGTGTTGCCGATCTGGCATGCCTATGAACGCAGTGCGGAGTATTACTTCTTCTCCTGCGCCTGTTCGCAGAGCTACACCACGATCAAACAGCTCAAACGTGATTTACCCAGGGTGAAGCCTGTGGTGATGGTGACAGTGCCGCGCCTCTGGGAGGCGGTGCAAGCTGGGTTTGAAGATGTCCTGAAAACATTTCCTGCATCCAGGCAGCGCCTGTTGCGGGCGGCACTCGCTAACAGCAGTGCCTATTGCTTGGCCCGGCGTCAGCGTCGCAACCTGATGCTGACGCCCTTGGGGCGCCGTCAGCGCTTGATGGCGCGTCTGAAATCCGCCGGGCGCTGGCCCGCCCATGCCCTGGCCTCCAAGCTGATCTGGCCAAAGCTGAGGTTGCAGCTCAGTGGTGGTCAGCTGCGCTTCCCCATCAATGGAGGAGGAGCGATCGCCCCTCATGTGGATTCCTTTTTTGAGGCGGTGGGGATCGAGTTGTTGGTGGGCTATGGCCTCACTGAAACCAGCCCGGTTGTGAGTTGCCGGCGTCCATGGCGCAACATCCGTGGCAGTTCAGGGCAGCCTTTGCCGGATACGGAGTTCCGGATCGTGGATGCTGAGACGCGTCAGCCCCTCGGCTTTCGTGATTGTGGCGTTGTCTTGGTGCGTGGTCCCCAGGTGATGGCTGGGTATCTGCGTCGTCCAGAAGCCACCGCAAAAGTGCTAGAAGCCGATGGCTGGTTTGATACCGGTGACCTGGGCATGCTCTTGCCCGATGGGTCGGTCGTGCTGACGGGTCGTGCCAAGGACACGATTGTGCTGAGCAGTGGTGAAAACATTGAGCCGGCACCTTTGGAGGAGGAGCTGGTGTCCAGCCCCTTGATCGAACAGGTGATGCTCGTTGGCCAAGATCAACGCCAGTTGGCGGCCTTGGTTGTGCCGCGCCTCGAGGCGATGTTGGCCTGGGGCGCAGAGCAGGGCCTCAGCTTGCCGGCCGATCTCGGTGGGACTCCAGGCGATCAAGACTTGCGGCGTCTGCTGCGCGGGGAGCTGAATCGCCTGCTGAGTTTGCGCGTTGGCGCACGTTCGGATGAACGGGTGATGGGTGTGGTGTTGGTGGCGCCGTTCACGATCGAAAACGGCCTGCTCACGCAGACCTTGAAGCAGCGTCGTGATCGGATCAGTGGGCGTGATCGGGAGTCGATTCAGGCGCTTTATGGATGCTGAATCGATGCTGATACCTGCATCCCCTGATTTGGGTTGACCTGCAGCCACTGGACTGAGACGCTTGGCACCACGTCATTAATTTCATGTCGGACGGCAACACCCTCTCGATTAAGCGCTCGATCACCATTCGTGCGGTGGTGACTCCCGCCTGGAAGGAGGAAGCTGAACGCGAGTTGAGCAACGGCATCGCCACCTCGGATCAGCAGCTTGCCCAGCTGGAGCAAGAGGGTCAGCAGGTCGTTGACCAGGTCCGTCGTCAGAGTGCGAATCCGCTTGACCCCCGCGTGCAAGAGCAGGTGGGTCAGGTGCAGCAACAGGTGGCGGCCAAACGTTCTGAGCTGGAGGAACAAAAGAGAAACCTGTTGCAGCAACAGGCTCAAGTACGTGAGCTAGAGATGGATCAGATCGTTGAACAGGGTCAACTCGATAGTTTTTGCGACATCAAAGTTGGCGATAATTTGGTCAGCAAGATGCAGGTGTCTGTCGTTGTGCGCGATGGCGTCATCGAGTCGATCGATCAGGGCTAACCCGGGCCGTAAAATCTGTCTGATTAGCTCTTCTGGAGACGGTTTTGGCGACCCACGACATTTTTATGCCTGCCCTCAGCTCCACCATGACGGAGGGCAAAATCGTGGAGTGGCTCAAACAGCCTGGAGACAAGGTGGAGCGAGGCGAATCCGTTCTCGTTGTTGAGTCAGACAAAGCTGATATGGATGTGGAGTCCTTTCAGGAGGGCTACCTGGCTGCCGTGTTGATGCCTGCGGGGAGCACTGCACCCGTGGGTGAAACCATCGGCTTGATCGTTGAGACGGAAGCGGAGATTGCTGACGCGAAGGCCAAAGCTCCCACCGCGGCCCCTTCCGCAGCACCCACCGCCCCAGCCGCTGCAGCACCTGCTGCTCCGGCCCCCCCAGCAGCGCCGCTTGCCCCTGCTCCTGTAGCAGCTCCGGCACCCATCTCCGCTCCCGTGGCTGCACCTGCGAGCAACGGACGTTTGATCGTGAGTCCTCGCGCCCGCAAGCTGGCCTCCCAAATGGGCGTAGACCTTGCTGGTCTGCGCGGCACTGGCCCCAATGGCCGGATTCAGGCGGAAGATGTTGAAAAGGCAGCCGGACGTCCGGTCACCCCACCACGGGTGGGTGAGGGCACTTCAGCTGCTGCCGTGGTTGTTGGCAGTGTCGTCGCTTCACCGTCGGCTCCTGCGGGCAACAGCTTTGGCGCCCCGGGCGAGACCGTGGCCTTCAACACCCTGCAGGCGGCAGTGAACCGCAACATGGAAGCCAGCCTTGCGGTGCCTTGCTTCCGCGTTGGATACACGATCACCACGGACAAGCTCGATGCGTTTTATAAGCAGGTGAAGCCCAAAGGCGTCACGATGACTGCACTTCTGGCCAAAGCCGTGGCCGTCACCTTGGCCCGCCATCCCCAGGTGAATGCCGCCACCACGGCCTCAGGCATGAGCTATCCCGCTGAGGTGAATGTGGCAGTCGCTGTGGCGATGGAAGACGGCGGATTGATTACGCCTGTATTGCGCAATGCCGATCGCACCGATCTGTATGAGTTGTCGCGGCAGTGGGGGGATCTGGTGAAGCGTTCTCGCAGCAAGCAACTGCAGCCGGAGGAATACAGCACCGGCACCTTCACCCTCTCCAACCTTGGAATGTTTGGAGTGGATCGGTTTGATGCCATCTTGCCCCCAGGCACCGGCGCGATTCTGGCGGTTGCGGCGTCTCGTCCCACCGTGGTGGCAGGCAAGGACGGATCCATCGCTGTGAAGCGTCAGATGCAGGTGAACCTCACCGCTGATCACCGCGTGATTTATGGCGCCGACGGTGCTGCCTTCCTGAAGGATCTGGCGGAACTCATCGACATGCGTCCAGAGAGTTTGGCTCTGTAAGTCGCAGCTGTGTTTGCCGCTCTCTCTGCCAGTCACAGTCGCATCTTTTCGATTGTGAGCTTCTTCATGTCGCCTGCAGGAAACGGGGGCGCCGCGGCCTTGGCAGCATGGGCTGATGGTGTGCAGGAGCCAGATCATGCCTGACTCACGTGATCTTCAGCTCAGTTCGTATGACTACGTTCTGCCGGAAGAAAGAATTGCGCAGGCGCCGGTGGAGCCACGGCACGATGCTCGTCTGTTGATGGTGCCGCCTGCAGAACGTTCCCTGTCAGAGCTGAGGCACCAACAGGTTTGGGACTGGCAGCAGGAGTTGCTACCCGGCGATCTTTTGGTGGTGAATGACACCCGCGTCCTGAAGGCGCGTCTTCGGGTGCGCCGCAGTGGCGGAGGTTTGGGTGAATTGCTCGTGCTCGAGCCCCGGGGCGAGGGGCGGTGGCTGTGTTTAGCGAGGCCTGCTAAACGCATGCAGCCTGGTGACCAGCTTTGGCTTGAGGCCTTGGAGCAAGAACCGCTGCCCTTAGCCGTGCTGGCGAGCGATGCGGCCAGTGGAGGCAGGATCGTGCAGTTCCCTGCGGAATGCGCGGATGCGCTTGCCCTGGAAGGACTGTTGGAGCGTTACGGAGAAGTGCCACTTCCGCCTTACATCACACGGCATGACAGCTCGGATCAAGAGCGCTATCAAACCCGTTACGCCTCGCGTCCAGGCGCTGTTGCTGCTCCGACGGCGGGACTGCATCTCAGTGATGACTTGTTGGCAGCAATTGCAGAGCGGGGTGTTGCCTTGGCCCATGTCACCCTTCACGTTGGCTTGGGCACCTTTCGGCCCGTGGAAACAGAGGATCTGACCGACCTCACCTTGCACAGTGAATGGGTGGAGGTGCGCGCTGAGGTGGTGGAGGCGGTGTCGGCCTGTAGAGCTCGAGGCGGAAGGGTGATTGCAGTGGGCACAACCAGCGTGCGAGCACTGGAGGCCGCAGCTGCTGCGGGTGGAGGGAGCTTGCAGCCCTTGAAGGGGCCCGTGGATCTAGTGATTCAGCCGGGCTATCGCTTCCAGGTGGTGCAGGGTTTACTCACGAACTTTCACCTCCCCAAGAGCTCTCTTTTGCTCCTTGTGAGTGCACTGATCGGTCGCGACCAGTTGCTCCAGATCTACGCCATAGCGATTGAGAAGATGTATCGCTTCTATTCCTATGGCGATGCCATGTGGATTGCTCCTGAGGCCGTGCTTTTCGATGCACGCCCTGAAGGAACGGCCTAAAGGAGCCCTTTAGGGGCCCCATCAAAAAGCCCCGTGCTCAGACGGGGCGGTAGATCGCTCATTCGCGAGGGTGTTGATTAGACCAGTGTTGATCAGGCAGGAACGGGTTGCTCGATGATGCCGGTGGGCACATCCGCGAACATCACTGAGGACAGATAGCGCTCGGCGAGGTCAGGCAGAACCACCACGATTGTTTTGCCAGCAAATTCATCTTGTTGGGCGAGGCGAATGGCCGCTGCGGCCGCGGCGCCACAAGAAATTCCTACCAAAAGGCCTTCTTCCTGGGCCAGACGCAGGGCCATTTCGATCGACTCCTCATTGGTGACTTGCTCCACGCGATCGACCACGGAGAGATCGAGATTCTTGGGAATGAAGCCAGCGCCGATGCCTTGAATTTTGTGTGGACCTGGCTTGAGAGCCTCACCATTCATGGTTTGGGTGATCACAGGGCTGTGGCTTGGCTCAACGGCAACCGAGGTGATGGCCTTGCCCTTTTGCTGCTTGATGTAACGCGAGACACCGGTGATGGTGCCACCGGTGCCAACGCCGGCAACAAAGACATCGATCGCTCCATCGCAGTCATTCCAGATCTCAGGACCTGTGGTCTTCTCGTGGATCTCTGGGTTGGCGGGATTATCAAACTGCCCAGGCATGAAGTACTTGGCAGGATCGCTATCGGCAATTTCCTTGGCCTTAGCGATGGCGCCAGGCATGCCCTTGGCGGCTTCCGTGAGAATCAGTTCGGCGCCAAGCACGGCCATCACCCGTCGCCGTTCGATCGACATCGATTCCGGCATCGTGAGGATCAGCTTGTAACCACGAGCCGCGGCAGTGAAGGCCAGGGCAATGCCTGTGTTGCCTGAGGTGGGCTCCACGATGGTTTTCCCTTCGGAGAGAACGCCACGCTTTTCAGCGTCCCAAATCATGTTGGCGCCGATCCTGCACTTCACGCTGTAGGCGGGGTTGCGGCCTTCGATTTTGGCCAAAACGGTTGCCTTGCAACCCTTGGTGACGTGGTTGAGGCGAACGAGAGGGGTGTTGCCGATGGCTTGGCTGTTGTCGGCGTAGACGCGGGACATGAGGCTGGAATTATTTTCTAGAAATTTAATTGCCATCACTGGCACTTCATTCCAGCTTCAGGCCTTATTAAGAGTTCGATGTCTGTTGATGTGGTTTTGGCTCAACCGATCCGATCATTTTTTGGCTTCCAATCAACACTTGTGATCTGTCGCTTTTGACGTGCGCTTTGATCACTTTCTCCCCGGCTGCTGTTTAGGCAGAGTCTGAAGAGCTGGATGTTGGCTCCAACCAGCCGCTGTGAGAATCCCTGTGAGCGAGAGGCTTGACCTTGACCAACGCAGGATCCGCTGCGTTTTTAGTGGCTTGACGGAGCGAGGGCGCGCTCAAACCGTTGCCAAATCTCCTCAGGTTGTTCGAGTCCGACCGAGACGCGCAGGAGGTGAGAGGGAACGCCGCAAGCCTTGGCCCAGGCCAGTTCGTCGTAGTGAGCCAAAAGCACATAGGGGCACACCAACGTGAATGGTGTGCCCAGGCTTGGCCCTTTGCAGACCGACAACCGGTCGTAAACCGCTTGGGCTTGATCGCTACCGCCCTTGAGCTCAAACGAAAGCAGGCATCCATGTCCAGCGCCGGGGCGCAAGAGGCTGCGGAAATTGGCGCATTGATCGGGGTAATACACGCGAGCCACCGCCGGGTGGTTGCTGAGCTTCGCGGCGAGGGCTTGGGCATGGCGATTCAGTTCAGGAACGCGTGCCTGGACATCGCGGCTTCCTTGTGCCAAGGCCATCGCATCGGCATCGTCAAGGCCGATGAACCCTGCTGTTGAACGCTGATCTCGGAAGGTTTGCTCCCATTGGGAGCATGGACTCACCACCAGTGATCCAGACAACACATCACCACGACCGGCAAAACTTTTGGTGAGTGAACTGAAGATCAGGTCTGCATAAGGGAAGGGATCGATGTTCACGCAAGAGCCGATCGTGTCGTCTGCGATCACTGGAATCCCTCGGGCATGAGCCAAGCGGGCGAGCGTGGAGAGATCCACGCATTGCAGAAGTGGATTGCTGGGTAGTTCCACAATCACAGCTGCTGGATCGAGGCGATCAAGAGCGGCTTCCATGGCTGCGCTGCTGCTGTCGAGCAGCAGTTCGCTTCCTGCAAATACCACCTGAGGCAGCTTCAGCACATCCACGTAAGGGAAGCCGATTTGCAGGGTGGGGCGTCCGGGGCGCAACGCCGTGATCCATCGCAGAGCCGTGTGCAGAGCAGCCATTCCGGACGGATGAAGGCTCAACTGCTGGGTGTTACAGCCATAGATGCCGGCTAGTCGCTCGATCACAAGGGCCTTGGCCTGCTCAGCGGTCCTAGCTGCTGGTGCTGCTTCCTTGTTCAAGCTGATCGCGGCACGTCGCGACGAGGCCCCTAAACCAGCGTGTTGCCAGAAAGCCTTGGCATGGGGGCTTGCTTCAGCGTTGGCAATCAAGACGGAGAGTCCGAGCTGATCCACGATTTGAGTTGAAGCACCTGGCGCCTGAGATTGGCAATGGTGTTGGGCGAGCTGAGCGGCAGCTGCGTTGGGGTAGGGCCAAGCACTGGATTCAGCCGAGGTCATCTCAGTAGGGAGCATCGCTAATGCTTGTTGAGCCACCTCCGCAACCAACGGATGGAGAGCAAAGCGTGGATAAAACGCTCGCAATTGCGATCGGCACTGCGGATCGTTCTCTTCGTAGGCGATCACGTCCCGCCAGCGCGGTAGGGCCACAGACACGGCATGGGTGCTGTCAGGCAAGGGATGGCCGAGGTCCTCGCCTTGCCAGCAGGGATTGCGCAGAAGATCGCGGGGACTCACGGAAGCAGGGCAAGCGCGTGATCGAGATCGATCAAGAGGTCCGTGATGTCTTCACAGCCAAGGGAGAGACGGATCAATCCATCGCTGATTCCTAGGGCCTCTTTGATCTCCGCAGAAACGGCGGCGTGAGTCATGGTGGCTGGATGGCAGATCAAGCTCTCAACTCCGCCAAGGCTTTCGGCCATCGTGAACCAACGCAGGGCTTTGCATACGGCATAGGCCTTTTCACGGCTTGCATTTAATCCAATCGTCACGATCGCTCCGCCTCCGTTCATTTGGCGCAAGGCCACAGCCCTCTGCGGATGATCGTCCCGTCCGGGGTAGCGCACCCACGACACGGAGGGATGGGATGCCAAATGATCCGCCACTGCAGCGGCATTCGCCATCTGTTGTTTGAGGCGCAGGGGCAGCGTTTTGATGCCCCGGGTGATCAGCCAACAGTCGAAGGGTGAGGGCATTAGCCCCAATGCTTTTTGGGCAAACACCATCTTCTGGTGCCAGCTGGGGTCATCGGTGCAAACCGCACCACCGAGGGCATCGGAATGCCCATTGATGTATTTCGTGGTGCTGGTGAGCGAGAGGGTGGCGCCAAGGTCTAGAGGGCGTTGCACCAAGGCGGTGGCGAAGGTGTTGTCGACCACAACGGGTACGCCTGCGCAGCGGGCAGCGCTGCAGACCGCATCGAGGTCAATCACTTTGAGCAGTGGATTGGTGGGACTCTCTAGCCAGACCATCGCTGGCTTCTGCTCATGGATACGGGCTGCAGCCTCTGGATGGGTGAAATCAACCCATTCGGTGCGCACTCCGAACTTGGCAAACACCTGTTCGAACAAGCGCACGGTGCAGCCGTAAAGGTTTTCCTCGCAGAGCACCAGATCTCCCTGGCTCAGGGTGGAGGCAATCGCGGTAATCGCGCTCACTCCAGATCCAAATACCGTGGCGTGGGTGCATGCCTCCACTGAGGCCAGTACACCTTCAAGGATGCGGAAATTGGGGTTGCCAGAGCGGGTGTAATCGAATCCGCCTGGGTTGCCATGCTCAAAGGTGGAGGTGGCGTAGATGGGTGGCATCACCGTGCCGGTTTCGCTGGCGAAGCTTTCGCCATGGTGAATGGCCCGGGTGGCTGTCGCCGGTTCTGGGACAGGACGCTGCAAGGCGTTGATGCGATCTACCTAAAGGCTATTCAACGGTCTGTTGTGAAGGGTGCTTGCTATGGCTGTTTGACGTATTGGTTTGAACCATCGTGACTGTGAAGGATTTGATCACCCATTTATCTTGCTGACTTAACTGCAGGCCTCTGTGAATCGAGTTTGCTTTTAAAAATGCGTAGTCCCGGTTGTGCAATTCGGCTTACGTCGTCTTAGCGTTTAGGCAGTGTTGTGATGTGTCATGAAGGAAAACCAGGTTCAGCAAAGCGATAAGGATGAATGGAGAGATCATGTTCTTCAGGAGATTGTTGGGTTTTTAAGTAAGAACAAAGAAGAGATTCATGGGCGTTACCTTGATCAACGTCGCGGCCAGCTTCCAAGAGATTTCATCGAAGAGAAGGGCTTAATGGATTTTGAATTGGCGATCACATTTTTGGAAGATAAGCCCAAGGGTATGGGCTTAGGTCTTGGCTTTTTTAAGGCAACTCTGATTCGCTGAATTTGATAATGTGGCGGCAATTATGCATTCTTTTGCCCCTAGTTTGAAAGTTTTTGTATTTGATTGCTGACTAGCTTGGACTCAACTCTTCATTCGGTCGAGCTTTGACGAGAATCAATGTAAATCACAAATAAGTTTTTAAGTTTCTTGTTTTGCTTGGCATCCGATTGAGCGGCATATAGCGGATTTGAATTGATAAAACTGATTAATAACTAACTGCTCTTCAATCTCGTCGTTTGAAATTAACGGAATGGTATGAACGATGAGTAGTGGAACTGGCCTGGAGAAATCTTGATTGCCACATAAATAAGTTTTTGCACCTAGCAAAAGCTTTTCAATTCTTTTTTAAAGAGCTCGCAATTATTTCGGTCTTCGAACAAAATCTGTGCTTTAAATTGAATATCGCTATCGTAATTCTCGCCAATATTTTTGTTGCTTGTATTGCCCCATACCCCTTCTATCATCCACCACATTCGGCCATTGTGAATCCACACTGTTGCCAACTCTGGTGCACTCTCTTTGAAGATGTTGAGTTGGCATTCAAAGTCTTTGCCTTTGAAAATTTTGCAAATTAGCCTACTTGTAAGCTTGCTAGCTTGCACGATAATTTATGCAGATTTTATTTATCCAAGACTATCTCCCCCTGGCTGGACATGTCTTACGGATGAGGTATATGTGTGTTCATTCAACACTATGCACATGCAAAATATTTTCTTTGTGTATCACATGTCACGACGAAGAGAACGGAAAGAGGCAAAAATCTAATTTCATTTATTCCGTTATCAATCTGCATTGGCTGCTTCATGAATGTTGGTGTTGAGGGTTGGTTGACTGATGGTTGTGGTTACGGGGCGATGGCAAATGGATAGTCAGAAATGCTGAAAAGTAGAAAATATCTGTCCCGAAAGGATGGAGAGAAGAAATGGAATCGCCTGATTGAAATTGGTTGGACTCAGGTTGCACCCGTCTGGGCTGAAGCGATTGAGCCATAAATCCTTGAAATGCTTAACTTCACCAGATCTTCTTGATCCATAGCCGGTTGAAGACGATTTAGTGCACAGTGTTGTTTTTAATAGTGATTCCTAAAACCCCAAGCCTGTAAATAGTTCTTGATGCACTACATAGGTGTGGTAAAGAGTGATGCCAGCATATGGCGATAACTCGACGCCATCTCTAGTGAAAGCGATATCGCAAAGTAAGTTTCCTTTCCAGGCGATAGAATCTTCATTTTGTTCAGCAGACCATTCCATTACTGCAGCGAAGTGATCAGGAATAACAGCCCCTATCTTTTCACATGCGTCTGCAAGCCTGCAGAGTGCAGGGGGTTTAGAAGGAAGGGATAATCCTTTCCTCAATACAAGTTCATCGATCACTCCTGTATATCGTACAAAGTCAATCAATGCTTCTTCTTCT
This window harbors:
- a CDS encoding PLP-dependent aspartate aminotransferase family protein, whose product is MQRPVPEPATATRAIHHGESFASETGTVMPPIYATSTFEHGNPGGFDYTRSGNPNFRILEGVLASVEACTHATVFGSGVSAITAIASTLSQGDLVLCEENLYGCTVRLFEQVFAKFGVRTEWVDFTHPEAAARIHEQKPAMVWLESPTNPLLKVIDLDAVCSAARCAGVPVVVDNTFATALVQRPLDLGATLSLTSTTKYINGHSDALGGAVCTDDPSWHQKMVFAQKALGLMPSPFDCWLITRGIKTLPLRLKQQMANAAAVADHLASHPSVSWVRYPGRDDHPQRAVALRQMNGGGAIVTIGLNASREKAYAVCKALRWFTMAESLGGVESLICHPATMTHAAVSAEIKEALGISDGLIRLSLGCEDITDLLIDLDHALALLP
- a CDS encoding DUF1651 domain-containing protein, whose protein sequence is MLKSRKYLSRKDGEKKWNRLIEIGWTQVAPVWAEAIEP
- the cysK gene encoding cysteine synthase A, whose protein sequence is MSRVYADNSQAIGNTPLVRLNHVTKGCKATVLAKIEGRNPAYSVKCRIGANMIWDAEKRGVLSEGKTIVEPTSGNTGIALAFTAAARGYKLILTMPESMSIERRRVMAVLGAELILTEAAKGMPGAIAKAKEIADSDPAKYFMPGQFDNPANPEIHEKTTGPEIWNDCDGAIDVFVAGVGTGGTITGVSRYIKQQKGKAITSVAVEPSHSPVITQTMNGEALKPGPHKIQGIGAGFIPKNLDLSVVDRVEQVTNEESIEMALRLAQEEGLLVGISCGAAAAAAIRLAQQDEFAGKTIVVVLPDLAERYLSSVMFADVPTGIIEQPVPA
- a CDS encoding AMP-binding protein; translated protein: MGSFAQASWRPTPWELKSLARQQHVQGLGRVDQLWPWLEQRHGALMAVDAPHAAHPEHFNYQELSQRITTAAAGFRSLGVCEGDVVGLFAENSPRWLMADQGLMRAGAADAVRGASAPVEELRYILEDAKAVALVVQNADLWQRLQLPVQLRSQLRFVLQLEGDAVDQDVISWADLLAAGAKHQAPDPDAGRDATSAASTTATILYTSGTTGQPKGVPLSHANLLHQMRSLSCVARPDPGAPVLSVLPIWHAYERSAEYYFFSCACSQSYTTIKQLKRDLPRVKPVVMVTVPRLWEAVQAGFEDVLKTFPASRQRLLRAALANSSAYCLARRQRRNLMLTPLGRRQRLMARLKSAGRWPAHALASKLIWPKLRLQLSGGQLRFPINGGGAIAPHVDSFFEAVGIELLVGYGLTETSPVVSCRRPWRNIRGSSGQPLPDTEFRIVDAETRQPLGFRDCGVVLVRGPQVMAGYLRRPEATAKVLEADGWFDTGDLGMLLPDGSVVLTGRAKDTIVLSSGENIEPAPLEEELVSSPLIEQVMLVGQDQRQLAALVVPRLEAMLAWGAEQGLSLPADLGGTPGDQDLRRLLRGELNRLLSLRVGARSDERVMGVVLVAPFTIENGLLTQTLKQRRDRISGRDRESIQALYGC
- a CDS encoding YlqD family protein; its protein translation is MSDGNTLSIKRSITIRAVVTPAWKEEAERELSNGIATSDQQLAQLEQEGQQVVDQVRRQSANPLDPRVQEQVGQVQQQVAAKRSELEEQKRNLLQQQAQVRELEMDQIVEQGQLDSFCDIKVGDNLVSKMQVSVVVRDGVIESIDQG
- the queA gene encoding tRNA preQ1(34) S-adenosylmethionine ribosyltransferase-isomerase QueA, with translation MPDSRDLQLSSYDYVLPEERIAQAPVEPRHDARLLMVPPAERSLSELRHQQVWDWQQELLPGDLLVVNDTRVLKARLRVRRSGGGLGELLVLEPRGEGRWLCLARPAKRMQPGDQLWLEALEQEPLPLAVLASDAASGGRIVQFPAECADALALEGLLERYGEVPLPPYITRHDSSDQERYQTRYASRPGAVAAPTAGLHLSDDLLAAIAERGVALAHVTLHVGLGTFRPVETEDLTDLTLHSEWVEVRAEVVEAVSACRARGGRVIAVGTTSVRALEAAAAAGGGSLQPLKGPVDLVIQPGYRFQVVQGLLTNFHLPKSSLLLLVSALIGRDQLLQIYAIAIEKMYRFYSYGDAMWIAPEAVLFDARPEGTA
- a CDS encoding PLP-dependent transferase, with translation MSPRDLLRNPCWQGEDLGHPLPDSTHAVSVALPRWRDVIAYEENDPQCRSQLRAFYPRFALHPLVAEVAQQALAMLPTEMTSAESSAWPYPNAAAAQLAQHHCQSQAPGASTQIVDQLGLSVLIANAEASPHAKAFWQHAGLGASSRRAAISLNKEAAPAARTAEQAKALVIERLAGIYGCNTQQLSLHPSGMAALHTALRWITALRPGRPTLQIGFPYVDVLKLPQVVFAGSELLLDSSSAAMEAALDRLDPAAVIVELPSNPLLQCVDLSTLARLAHARGIPVIADDTIGSCVNIDPFPYADLIFSSLTKSFAGRGDVLSGSLVVSPCSQWEQTFRDQRSTAGFIGLDDADAMALAQGSRDVQARVPELNRHAQALAAKLSNHPAVARVYYPDQCANFRSLLRPGAGHGCLLSFELKGGSDQAQAVYDRLSVCKGPSLGTPFTLVCPYVLLAHYDELAWAKACGVPSHLLRVSVGLEQPEEIWQRFERALAPSSH
- a CDS encoding dihydrolipoamide acetyltransferase family protein, encoding MATHDIFMPALSSTMTEGKIVEWLKQPGDKVERGESVLVVESDKADMDVESFQEGYLAAVLMPAGSTAPVGETIGLIVETEAEIADAKAKAPTAAPSAAPTAPAAAAPAAPAPPAAPLAPAPVAAPAPISAPVAAPASNGRLIVSPRARKLASQMGVDLAGLRGTGPNGRIQAEDVEKAAGRPVTPPRVGEGTSAAAVVVGSVVASPSAPAGNSFGAPGETVAFNTLQAAVNRNMEASLAVPCFRVGYTITTDKLDAFYKQVKPKGVTMTALLAKAVAVTLARHPQVNAATTASGMSYPAEVNVAVAVAMEDGGLITPVLRNADRTDLYELSRQWGDLVKRSRSKQLQPEEYSTGTFTLSNLGMFGVDRFDAILPPGTGAILAVAASRPTVVAGKDGSIAVKRQMQVNLTADHRVIYGADGAAFLKDLAELIDMRPESLAL